A genomic segment from Streptosporangium roseum DSM 43021 encodes:
- a CDS encoding DUF6907 domain-containing protein, giving the protein MSKRTTLTVEGATSPVNLRTRSTGTVHVATADGRSLCPARVAADGVEVVSAPVSCRSCLKLQPVKVVERQELPAAPPADIIRLTGDQLDGVACIRCSATDAPMVPAGTGERGQLFECADHGREYGVRGTVDHGNGPQIRTYTGTDAVGMLAELRDVQHRQGGVVDAVVVSRPAGGEWAPAAPSCSACPAWCRADHGNGVDVEHEGELITVAAPEAAEGVEVVARLLQFPGGALRLSLGLYEGVECDAETELFLTEAERLVEHLQTLITAARAGARS; this is encoded by the coding sequence GTGAGCAAGCGTACGACCCTCACCGTCGAGGGCGCCACTTCCCCCGTGAACCTGCGGACCCGTTCCACCGGCACCGTCCATGTGGCCACCGCCGACGGCCGCTCCCTCTGCCCGGCCCGTGTGGCTGCTGACGGCGTGGAGGTCGTCTCCGCGCCGGTCTCGTGCCGCTCCTGTCTGAAGCTCCAGCCGGTCAAGGTTGTCGAGCGCCAGGAACTCCCCGCCGCGCCGCCGGCCGACATCATCCGCCTGACCGGCGACCAGCTCGACGGCGTCGCCTGCATCCGCTGCAGCGCCACCGACGCCCCCATGGTTCCCGCGGGGACCGGTGAGCGTGGCCAGTTGTTCGAGTGTGCCGACCACGGCCGGGAGTACGGGGTGCGTGGCACCGTCGACCACGGCAACGGCCCCCAGATCCGCACCTACACCGGCACGGACGCCGTCGGCATGCTCGCCGAGCTGCGGGACGTGCAGCACCGGCAGGGCGGCGTGGTGGACGCGGTCGTCGTGTCCCGGCCTGCGGGCGGCGAGTGGGCGCCGGCCGCTCCTTCCTGCTCGGCGTGCCCAGCGTGGTGTCGAGCCGACCACGGCAACGGTGTCGACGTCGAGCACGAGGGGGAGCTCATCACCGTGGCGGCCCCTGAGGCGGCCGAGGGCGTCGAGGTGGTCGCCCGGCTCCTCCAGTTCCCCGGCGGGGCTCTTCGGCTCTCCCTGGGGCTGTACGAGGGCGTGGAGTGCGACGCCGAGACTGAGCTCTTCCTGACCGAGGCCGAGCGCCTCGTCGAACACCTTCAGACCCTCATCACGGCCGCCCGCGCGGGCGCCCGTTCCTGA
- a CDS encoding DUF2637 domain-containing protein, with translation MVIRFFTTAVVVLLAAVAAVVSYRHALEVVTANGESGLTAYLVPLTIDGAIFASSMVLLDAARRGLPVPALARWTLGLGILATLAANVATGWAHGPVGAIVAAWPAVALVLSYELLMGMIRRGNVPAPVVDERLVEDVEPGAVDDFEREADRLIASLFGDEVRVPAVPLQLIDSNGSADQREAGGAPVDEPGVEVQPPYVPESDDPLYPLALSHFLADVTEGEVPSVRTIKTRMSVGTDRARKLQAYLGQLVEVAA, from the coding sequence GTGGTGATCCGCTTCTTCACGACCGCCGTGGTTGTCCTGCTCGCCGCGGTCGCTGCGGTCGTCTCCTACCGGCACGCGCTCGAAGTCGTCACCGCGAACGGCGAGTCGGGCCTGACCGCGTACCTGGTGCCGTTGACGATCGACGGCGCGATCTTCGCCAGCTCCATGGTTCTGCTCGACGCGGCCCGCCGAGGTCTTCCTGTGCCCGCTCTGGCGCGGTGGACGCTCGGCCTGGGCATCCTGGCCACCCTCGCCGCGAACGTCGCGACAGGGTGGGCTCACGGCCCGGTCGGGGCGATCGTCGCGGCGTGGCCGGCCGTCGCCCTGGTGCTGTCGTATGAGCTGCTGATGGGGATGATCCGGCGCGGGAACGTACCCGCCCCGGTCGTCGACGAGCGGCTCGTCGAGGACGTCGAGCCGGGCGCCGTCGACGACTTCGAGCGTGAGGCCGACCGGCTGATCGCGTCGCTGTTCGGCGATGAGGTACGCGTACCTGCTGTACCTCTGCAGCTCATCGACTCGAACGGCTCGGCCGATCAGCGGGAAGCCGGCGGGGCGCCCGTCGACGAGCCGGGGGTCGAGGTACAGCCGCCCTATGTACCTGAGTCCGACGATCCGCTGTACCCGCTCGCCCTGTCCCACTTCCTCGCCGACGTGACCGAGGGGGAGGTGCCGAGCGTCCGAACGATCAAGACGCGGATGTCGGTCGGCACCGACCGGGCACGCAAGCTTCAGGCGTACCTCGGCCAGCTCGTCGAGGTCGCGGCGTGA
- a CDS encoding GntR family transcriptional regulator — translation MTVDQLNPEPLWEQLAEILRQRIRAGELKPRQVLPSESHLQDEHGVSRGTVRRAMQALGKQGWTVTIQGRGTYVAERDSWPAE, via the coding sequence ATGACGGTCGACCAGCTCAACCCGGAGCCATTGTGGGAGCAGCTCGCCGAGATCCTGCGTCAGCGGATCCGTGCCGGCGAGCTCAAACCGCGCCAGGTGCTCCCCTCCGAATCGCACCTACAGGACGAGCACGGCGTCAGCCGCGGCACCGTGCGCCGAGCCATGCAGGCGCTCGGCAAGCAGGGATGGACGGTCACGATCCAAGGCCGCGGAACCTACGTCGCCGAGCGGGATTCCTGGCCGGCGGAATGA